The Streptomyces albofaciens JCM 4342 genome has a segment encoding these proteins:
- a CDS encoding PH domain-containing protein, which produces MTSPEQSSPQQHADRSYRSPAALAGGVLLLALAAWLGGDALVRGAAHTKLLAVAGLLFAVPLVAAFTLRPLVRAGADRLVVRNPFRTVTLPWAAVEDLRASFSSEVFTTDGSKYQLWSIPVSLRQRKKANRQAARAAGRPDHHDPHLGPAPAAPPPRATADRALDELRELRERGAKRESAQGAPVVKWAYEVIAPCVVGAVALAVLIAL; this is translated from the coding sequence ATGACGAGCCCGGAACAGTCCTCCCCGCAGCAGCACGCGGACCGCAGCTACCGCTCGCCCGCCGCCCTCGCCGGCGGCGTGCTGCTGCTCGCGCTCGCCGCCTGGCTGGGCGGCGACGCGCTGGTGCGCGGCGCGGCGCACACCAAGCTGCTGGCGGTGGCCGGGCTGCTGTTCGCGGTGCCGCTGGTGGCCGCCTTCACGCTGCGCCCGCTGGTGCGCGCGGGCGCGGACCGGCTGGTGGTGCGCAACCCGTTCCGTACGGTCACGCTGCCCTGGGCGGCGGTCGAGGATCTGCGGGCGTCGTTCTCCAGCGAGGTCTTCACGACGGACGGCTCGAAGTACCAGCTCTGGTCGATCCCCGTGTCGCTGCGGCAGCGCAAGAAGGCCAACCGGCAGGCGGCGCGCGCCGCCGGACGCCCGGACCACCACGACCCGCACCTGGGCCCGGCCCCGGCGGCGCCCCCGCCGCGCGCCACCGCCGACCGGGCCCTGGACGAACTGCGGGAGCTGCGCGAGCGCGGCGCCAAGCGGGAGAGCGCGCAGGGCGCGCCGGTGGTGAAGTGGGCGTACGAGGTGATCGCGCCGTGTGTGGTGGGCGCGGTGGCGCTGGCGGTGCTCATCGCGCTCTGA
- a CDS encoding class F sortase produces the protein MVLNGRPAGRRADRLLAAACVLLLAVGGALLARGFLDGGAPSAAPAVHVANTSAPTTAPRAPAPAALPAARPVRVRIPAAGVDTGPVLDLGLAPDGTVEVPSVRQAGRIGWYDKGVTPGETGPAVLIGHYDTVDGPAVLKDVGRIRVGDRIHVDRADGRTAVFAVRALQQVDKKDFPTQRVYGDTDRPELRLVTCGGALVGGHRPDNIVVYADLVAA, from the coding sequence GTGGTGCTGAACGGGCGCCCCGCGGGGCGCCGGGCCGACCGCCTGCTGGCGGCGGCCTGCGTGCTTCTGCTGGCGGTCGGCGGCGCACTGCTCGCCCGCGGGTTCCTGGACGGCGGCGCCCCCTCCGCGGCGCCGGCCGTCCACGTCGCGAACACCAGCGCCCCCACCACGGCCCCGCGCGCCCCGGCTCCGGCCGCGCTGCCCGCCGCCAGGCCCGTACGCGTCCGCATCCCGGCCGCGGGCGTGGACACCGGCCCGGTCCTGGACCTGGGCCTGGCCCCGGACGGCACGGTCGAGGTGCCGTCCGTACGGCAGGCCGGCCGCATCGGCTGGTACGACAAGGGCGTCACCCCCGGCGAGACCGGCCCCGCCGTCCTCATAGGCCACTACGACACCGTCGACGGCCCGGCCGTGCTGAAGGACGTGGGCCGCATCCGCGTCGGGGACCGCATCCACGTCGACCGCGCGGACGGCCGTACCGCGGTCTTCGCCGTCCGCGCGCTCCAGCAGGTCGACAAGAAGGACTTCCCCACCCAGCGGGTCTACGGCGACACCGACCGGCCCGAGCTGCGCCTGGTGACCTGCGGCGGCGCGCTGGTCGGCGGCCACCGGCCGGACAACATCGTGGTCTACGCCGATCTGGTGGCGGCCTGA
- the deoC gene encoding deoxyribose-phosphate aldolase: MPTTVPAYGKEAAGRLASMADVTASDGALRRFLHGLPGVDAVGLQARAATLGTRSIKTTAKAYAIDLAISMIDLTTLEGADTPGKVRALCAKGINPDPLDRTTPKVAAICVYPDMVATAKEALTGSGIHVASVATAFPAGRAALPVKLADTRDAVAAGADEIDMVIDRGAFLSGRYLSVFEEIKQVKETCRREDGSYAHLKVIFETGELQTYDNVRRVSWLAMLAGADFIKTSTGKVAVNATPPVTLLMLEAVRDFHATTGVQVGVKPAGGIRTTKDALKYLVMVNETVGEEWLTADWFRFGASSLLNDLLMQRQKLGTGRYSGPDYVTVD, from the coding sequence ATGCCCACCACTGTTCCCGCATACGGCAAGGAAGCCGCGGGGCGTCTGGCGTCGATGGCGGACGTGACCGCTTCCGACGGTGCGCTGCGCCGCTTCCTGCACGGCCTCCCGGGCGTCGACGCGGTCGGCCTCCAGGCCCGCGCCGCGACCCTCGGCACCCGCTCGATCAAGACCACGGCGAAGGCGTACGCCATCGATCTCGCCATCTCGATGATCGACCTGACGACGCTCGAAGGAGCGGACACCCCGGGCAAGGTCCGGGCCCTGTGCGCCAAGGGGATCAACCCCGACCCCCTCGACCGCACCACCCCCAAGGTCGCCGCGATCTGCGTCTACCCCGACATGGTGGCGACCGCCAAGGAGGCCCTGACCGGCTCCGGCATCCACGTCGCCTCGGTCGCCACCGCCTTCCCGGCGGGGCGGGCCGCGCTGCCCGTGAAACTGGCCGACACCCGTGACGCGGTCGCGGCCGGTGCCGACGAGATCGACATGGTGATCGACCGGGGCGCGTTCCTGTCCGGCCGGTACCTGTCCGTCTTCGAGGAGATCAAGCAGGTCAAGGAGACGTGCCGCCGCGAGGACGGCTCGTACGCCCATCTGAAGGTCATCTTCGAGACCGGCGAGCTCCAGACGTACGACAACGTGCGCCGGGTCTCCTGGCTCGCGATGCTGGCGGGCGCCGACTTCATCAAGACCTCGACCGGCAAGGTCGCGGTCAACGCCACCCCGCCGGTGACCCTGCTGATGCTGGAGGCCGTCCGCGACTTCCACGCCACGACCGGGGTACAGGTCGGTGTGAAGCCGGCCGGCGGCATCCGTACGACCAAGGACGCGCTGAAGTACCTGGTCATGGTCAACGAGACGGTGGGCGAGGAGTGGCTGACCGCGGACTGGTTCCGCTTCGGCGCCTCCAGCCTGCTCAACGACCTGCTGATGCAGCGCCAGAAGCTCGGCACCGGCCGCTACTCCGGCCCCGACTACGTCACGGTGGACTGA
- a CDS encoding aldehyde dehydrogenase family protein encodes MSSAFEYAPAPESRAVVDIAPSYGLFIDGEFADAAGGKVFKTVSPANEEVLSEVAQASAEDVDRAVKAARKAFEKWSALPGAERAKYLFRIARLIQERSRELAVLESLDNGKPIRESRDSDLPLVAAHFFYYAGWADKLGHAGYGADPKPLGVAGQVIPWNFPLLMLAWKIAPALACGNTVVLKPAETTPLSALFFADICRQAGLPKGVVNILTGDGSTGAELVAHPDVNKVAFTGSTEVGKAIARTVAGTDKKLTLELGGKAANIVFDDAPVDQAVEGIVNGIFFNQGHVCCAGSRLLVQESVQDELLDALKRRMSTLRVGDPLDKNTDIGAINSAEQLARIKALADAGESEGAERWAPACELPDSGYWFAPTLFTGVTQAHRIAQEEIFGPVLSVLTFRTPEEAVAKANNTPYGLSAGVWTEKGSRILWMANKLRAGIVWSNTFNKFDPASPFGGYKESGFGREGGRHGLEAYLDV; translated from the coding sequence ATGAGCTCAGCATTTGAATACGCACCGGCGCCCGAGTCGCGCGCCGTCGTCGACATCGCGCCGTCGTACGGGCTGTTCATCGACGGCGAGTTCGCCGACGCGGCCGGCGGCAAGGTCTTCAAGACCGTCTCGCCCGCGAACGAGGAAGTGCTCTCCGAGGTCGCGCAGGCGTCCGCCGAGGACGTGGACCGCGCCGTCAAGGCCGCCCGCAAGGCGTTCGAGAAGTGGTCGGCGCTGCCCGGCGCCGAGCGCGCCAAGTACCTCTTCCGTATCGCCCGCCTGATCCAGGAGCGCTCCCGCGAGCTGGCCGTCCTGGAGTCGCTGGACAACGGCAAGCCGATCCGCGAGTCCCGCGACTCGGACCTGCCGCTGGTCGCCGCGCACTTCTTCTACTACGCGGGCTGGGCCGACAAGCTCGGCCACGCGGGCTACGGCGCCGACCCGAAGCCGCTGGGCGTGGCCGGCCAGGTCATCCCGTGGAACTTCCCGCTGCTGATGCTGGCGTGGAAGATCGCCCCGGCGCTGGCCTGCGGCAACACCGTCGTCCTCAAGCCCGCCGAGACCACCCCGCTGTCCGCGCTGTTCTTCGCGGACATCTGCCGCCAGGCGGGCCTGCCGAAGGGTGTCGTCAACATCCTGACCGGCGACGGCTCGACCGGCGCCGAGCTGGTCGCGCACCCGGACGTGAACAAGGTCGCCTTCACCGGTTCGACCGAGGTCGGCAAGGCCATCGCCCGTACCGTCGCCGGTACGGACAAGAAGCTCACCCTGGAGCTGGGCGGCAAGGCCGCGAACATCGTCTTCGACGACGCGCCGGTCGACCAGGCCGTCGAGGGCATCGTCAACGGCATCTTCTTCAACCAGGGCCACGTGTGCTGCGCGGGCTCGCGCCTGCTGGTGCAGGAGTCCGTGCAGGACGAGCTGCTGGACGCGCTCAAGCGCCGGATGAGCACGCTGCGCGTCGGCGACCCGCTGGACAAGAACACCGACATCGGCGCGATCAACTCGGCCGAGCAGCTGGCCCGCATCAAGGCGCTGGCCGACGCGGGCGAGTCCGAGGGCGCCGAGCGCTGGGCCCCGGCCTGCGAACTGCCCGACTCGGGCTACTGGTTCGCGCCGACGCTGTTCACCGGCGTCACCCAGGCCCACCGCATCGCCCAGGAGGAGATCTTCGGGCCGGTGCTGTCGGTGCTCACCTTCCGTACGCCGGAAGAGGCGGTGGCCAAGGCCAACAACACCCCCTACGGGCTGTCGGCGGGCGTCTGGACGGAGAAGGGCTCGCGCATCCTGTGGATGGCGAACAAGCTCCGGGCGGGCATCGTCTGGTCCAACACGTTCAACAAGTTCGACCCGGCCTCGCCGTTCGGCGGCTACAAGGAGTCGGGCTTCGGCCGCGAGGGCGGCCGGCACGGTCTGGAGGCGTACCTCGATGTCTGA